A single region of the Anguilla rostrata isolate EN2019 chromosome 11, ASM1855537v3, whole genome shotgun sequence genome encodes:
- the qars1 gene encoding glutamine--tRNA ligase produces MADSLTLFTSIGLSEQKAKETLKNESLSSMLKEAINLAQRVLGAKSVDKAIGTLLYSMTSRLKYPQHLAFLTEQIALCRIFTELQLSAALDFVKNHPQEPINKQEFEKACGVGVVITPEQIEDSVEMVIKKHKDQLMKERYHYNMGLLMGEVRAALKWADGKIIKNEVDMQVLQLLGPKTEADLEKKPKAPKQKSPGNENKEAVAENGEIKVEGRSLMEQLRGEALKFHKTGENYKTEGYVVTPNTMKLLKEHLDITGGQVRARFPPEPNGILHIGHAKAINFNFGFAKANNGICFLRYDDTNPEKEEEKYFSAIRDMVEWLGYKPYKVTHASDHFQKLYEWAVDLIRRGHAYVCHQRGEELKGHNPPPSPWRDRPIEESLLLFERMKKGLFAEGEATLRMKMVMEDGKMDPVAYRIKYTPHHCTGDTWCIYPTYDYTHCLCDSIEQITHSLCTKEFQARRSSYYWLCNALDVYCPVQWEYGRLNLTYTVVSKRKIIKLVESGAVRDWDDPRLFTLTALRRRGFPPEAINNFCARVGVTVSQTTTEPHLLEACVREVLNDQAPRAMAVLEPLKITITNMPSTTQVEVRIPDFPANEERGSHTVPFAHTIYIERSDFREVMEKGYKRLTPDQPVGLRHAGYVITLQRVIKDASGKVVELEVSCTSSDVAEKPKAFIHWVSQPLQCEVRLYERLFLHKNPEDPSEVPGGFLSDVNPNSMQVIPDALVDQSVAGSKIFDKFQFERIGYFSVDPDSTKEKLVFNRTVTLKEDPGKI; encoded by the exons ATGGCGGATTCATTAACTCTCTTCACATCTATAGGGCTAAGTGAGCAAAAAGCTAAAGAGACTCTAAAAAATGAGTCTCTTAGCTCGATGCTTAAGGAGGCAATCAACCTG GCTCAGAGAGTGTTGGGTGCCAAAAGTGTGGACAAAGCCATTGGAACACTGTTATACAGCATGACCTCCCGACTGAAGTACCCTCAGCATCTGGCCTTCCTCACCGAGCAGATCGCCCTTTGCAGAATCTTTACAGAGCTGCAACTTTCAG CTGCTCTTGACTTTGTGAAGAACCATCCCCAGGAACCAATCAATAAGCAGGAGTTTGAGAAAGCATGTGGTGTAGGCGTCGTCATTACTCCTGAGCAGATTGAGGACTCG GTCGAAATGGTAATTAAGAAGCACAAAGATCAACTGATGAAGGAGAGGTATCACTATAACATGGGACTACTGATGG GCGAGGTTCGAGCTGCCCTGAAGTGGGCTGATGGGAAGATCATAAAGAATGAGGTGGATATGCAG GTTCTCCAGCTCCTGGGACCAAAAACAGAAGCTGACTTGGAAAAGAAGCCCAAG GCTCCTAAACAGAAGAGCCCTGGGAATGAGAATAAAGAGGCGGTGGCTGAGAATG GGGAGATAAAAGTGGAGGGTAGGTCACTAATGGAGCAACTTCGAGGAGAAGCCCTGAAGTTTCACAAGACAG GTGAGAATTATAAGACGGAAGGGTATGTAGTGACTCCCAACACCATGAAATTGTTGAAGGAACACCTGGACATCACAGGAGGGCAG GTTCGGGCACGTTTCCCTCCAGAACCCAATGGTATTTTGCACATTGGTCATGCCAAAGCTATCAACTTCAATTTTGGATTTGCTAAG GCCAACAATGGGATCTGCTTCCTGCGTTATGATGACACCAACccagagaaggaggaggagaagtaCTTCTCGGCCATCAGGGACATGGTGGAATGGCTTG GTTACAAGCCATACAAAGTGACCCATGCATCCGACCACTTCCAAAAGCTGTATGAGTGGGCAGTGGACCTCAttcgcag AGGTCATGCTTATGTGTGCCACCAACGCGGGGAGGAACTGAAGGGTCACaaccctcccccttctccctggCGGGACCGTCCCATTGAGGAGTCCCTGTTGCTGTTTGAGAGAATGAAGAAGGGCTTGTTTGCTGAGGGGGAGGCCACCCTTAGGATGAAGATGGTCATGGAGGACGGGAAGATGGATCCTGTGGCGTACCGCATCAAATACACGCCCCACCATTGCACAGGAGACACATG GTGCATCTATCCTACCTATGACTACACCCACTGCCTATGCGATTCCATTGAGCAGATCACACACTCGTTGTGCACCAAGGAATTCCAAGCAAG GCGTTCCTCTTATTATTGGCTGTGTAACGCCCTGGATGTGTACTGCCCGGTGCAGTGGGAATACGGCCGCCTCAATCTCACCTACACGGTTGTCTCCAAGAGGAAGATCATCAAACTGGTGGAGTCTGGTGCTGTGAG GGACTGGGATGACCCTCGACTCTTCACACTGACTGCTCTAAGGAGGAGAGGATTTCCCCCAGAGGCCATCAACAATTTCTGTGCTCGG GTTGGAGTGACTGTTTCCCAGACAACAACGGAGCCACACCTCTTGGAAGCATGTGTGAGGGAGGTGTTGAATGACCAGGCTCCTCGTGCCATGGCGGTCTTGGAACCACTCAAAATTACCATCACCAACATGCCTTCTACAACACAG GTGGAGGTTCGTATCCCAGACTTCCCAGCAAATGAGGAACGGGGCAGCCACACTGTTCCATTTGCACACACCATCTACATCGAGCGAAGTGACTTCCGCGAG GTAATGGAGAAGGGCTACAAGCGCTTGACTCCAGACCAGCCTGTGGGCCTGAGGCATGCTGGATATGTCATCACCCTGCAGAGGGTCATCAAA GATGCCAGCGGGAAGGTAGTAGAGCTGGAGGTCAGCTGTACCAGTTCTGATGTAGCGGAGAAACCAAAGGCCTTCATCCACTGGGTCAGCCAGCCCTTGCAATGTGAAGTGCGGCTTTATGAAAGACT ATTTCTCCACAAGAATCCAGAAGACCCGTCAGAGGTCCCTGGAGGCTTCCTGAGTGATGTCAACCCC AATTCCATGCAAGTGATTCCTGATGCCTTGGTAGATCAGTCAGTGGCTGGGTCAAAGATTTTTGACAAGTTCCAATTTGAGAGAATTGGCTACTTCTCAGTGGATCCTGACAGCACTAAAGAGAAG
- the ogg1 gene encoding N-glycosylase/DNA lyase → MKNDVYTVLQSQSLIMSQHAVLSVGAKSWRSLPCLRTELRLDLTLSCGQSFRWRETGEGHWTGVIGGRVWTLTQTEDTLWYYTYSMQDSAGEVNGRKRRGEVRPHGPVKRTKGMITVKEEEPTEDLEPKAMTTEYDHKEEEVLKDYFQLNVNMAELYKQWGTADSHFKSIAKAFTGVRMLRQDPTECLFSFICTSNNHISRIQGMVERLCNTLGAPLCQLDGTPYHNFPTLQALADSSVESCLRNLGFGYRARFLQQSARQIMDNHGLDWLNSLRSVPYLQARDALRSLPGVGLKVADCACLMSLDKAQAVPVDTHVWQIAQRDYRCTAGKGHKSLTDKVYRDIGDFFRQLWGPYAGWAQSVLFCSDLKKFQELKEMAVKKEKSEVKITRKKIMKKT, encoded by the exons ATGAAAAACGACGTCTATACT GTTTTGCAGTCGCAGAGCCTGATTATGTCTCAGcatgctgtgctgtctgtgggaGCCAAGTCATGGAGGTCCCTCCCCTGCTTGCGCACAGAGCTGCGGCTGGACTTGACCCTAAGCTGTGGCCAGTCTTTCCG ATGGCGTGAAACAGGTGAGGGCCACTGGACAGGAGTGATCGGCGGGCGTGTGTGGACACTGACACAGACGGAAGACACACTGTGGTACTACACCTACAGCATGCAGGACAGCGCAGGGGAGGTGaatgggaggaagaggagaggggaagtaAGGCCACATGGGCCTGTGAAGAGGACCAAAGGAATGATCACTGTGAAGGAAGAGGAACCCACTGAGGACCTAGAGCCAAAGGCCATGACTACTGAATATGACCATAAGGAGGAAGAGGTCCTTAAGGATTACTTCCAGCTGAATGTGAACATGGCAGAGCTGTACAAGCAATGGGGCACTGCAGACTCTCACTTCAAATCCATTGCCAAAGCGTTCACAG GTGTGAGAATGCTGCGTCAGGATCCTACTGAATGCCTTTTCTCCTTTATTTGCACCTCCAACAACCACATCTCCCGCATCCAGGGCATGGTGGAGAGGCTGTGCAACACACTGGGAGCACCCTTGTGCCAGCTGGATGGGACCCCTTACCACAACTTTCCCACCTTGCAAGCCTTAGCAG ACAGCAGTGTGGAGTCCTGTCTTAGAAATCTGGGCTTTGGGTACCGTGCCCGTTTCCTGCAGCAGAGTGCCAGACAGATCATGGACAACCATGGTCTAGACTGGCTGAACAGCCTACGCTCCGTCCCCTATTTGCAAGCTCGGGATGCACTGCGCAGCCTGCCTGGAGTCGGACTTAAG GTGGCAGACTGTGCCTGCCTGATGTCTCTGGACAAGGCACAAGCAGTTCCTGTGGACACACACGTGTGGCAGATTGCTCAGAGAGACTACCGCTGCACTGCGGGGAAAGGCCACAAGAGCCTGACGGACAAAGTCTATCGGGACATTG GTGACTTCTTCCGACAGCTGTGGGGTCCTTATGCTGGTTGGGCACAGTCT GTATTGTTCTGTTCGGATCTGAAAAAATTCCAGGAGCTGAAAGAGATGGCTGTAAAAAAGGAGAAGTCAGAGGTTAagataacaagaaaaaaaattatgaagaaAACCTGA